A segment of the Fusarium oxysporum f. sp. lycopersici 4287 chromosome 4, whole genome shotgun sequence genome:
CAACTCAGTTGTTTCCCGCCACTACTTCAACCGACAACACCTTGAAGGAGTGCAGGATCAACATCATTCACGATGGGTTCCGGgacgagcagcagcagcagctcgtCCTCTAGAAGGCAAAAAGTCCAGGTCGGCTGGTATCGTAAGTGATTGTCTAGTCTCGGGACATCGATGAAATGTCTCAGCTGATATCGTCCGCATCGCTAACATCTAATTTCACTAGGCTTCGTTCCATTCCTCGGTTATCACCATGTATTGATGATCCTtatcgccatcgccattaTTCTATTATGTGAGCTATTTTACCCCTAAATGAGATAATTTTCTAATCAAAACCAGCACTGCTTCTCGCTGGCTGTTCATCGTCCTCGCCACTTATCCCTGATATCTTCCTACTATCTATCTACTACAAGAGCTACACAGCAGTGCCCGATACAGCCCAGGTCGACTATAACCTCCATTCAGCTATCGAGAACATCGCAGGTGACGCTTCATTGCAAGCTCGCGTTGGTTATTTCGGTATCTGTATCAACCCCGACGGTGGTTCCTGGCTGTGCAGCAACAATGCAACTGCACTGGCTAAGGAGGTTGATGTGGACCAAGAtcctctcaacctcatctgGCTGGCTGCTCAGTTCAAAGATATGATTGTATTCCCATATCTCATGTGAGTTCTCACTCCGCGTGCACCGAAATCGAAGCACACTAACCTGATTCTCAgtatcatcgccatcatctttgctttcgtctgccttctccttctcgcgACCTTCCCTGGATGGCACGAGGAGACCGATTCAGAAGGCTCTGACCGCGAAGTCAAGCCTTTCCCGTCTCGTCCCGTCTCCCAAATTGCCCTTGCCCtgatcttcatctcagcNNNNNNNNNNNNNNNNNNNNNNNNNNNNNNNNNNNNNNNNNNNNNNNNNNNNNNNNNNNNNNNNNNNNNNNNNNNNNNNNNNNNNNNNNNNNNNNNNNNNNNNNNNNNNNNNNNNNNNNNNNNNNNNNNNNNNNNNNNNNNNNNNNNNNNNNNNNNNNNNNNNNNNNNNNNNNNNNNNNNNNNNNNNNNNNNNNNNNNNNNNNNNNNNNNNNNNNNNNNNNNNNNNNNNNNNNNNNNNNNNNNNNNNNNNNNNNNNNNNNNNNNNNNNNNNNNNNNNNNNNNNNNNNNNNNNNNNNNNNNNNNNNGACATGATGAGATATCGGATAATCGATACGATGGCCACTGAAAACAGAGGCTCCTCGGCCGAAACTCGGCATGACCATGAGCTGGAACGATGAAGCGAAACGAGGAACGCACATCTTTTTTGCATATAGACTGAGGGACCACACAGAAAACCGATCTCTCAAGATGAGGGACCGCGTGGAATGGATGCGCTACAAGATACGATTTTTGAGACCACGAATGGGATGTGGTACGGGAATATGGGATATATGTCTTGACGTGTGAGGAGGAATGGGAATTGTTTATCGACATGTATTATCAAGGCAACTTATTGTCACGCGTTTGCGAAATTAAGGATTTGGGTCTGAATTTGATCTTTGTTTGCATTGCTGATCACTTTCTATGCTTCTTATTTATAGATTGAACTTGCGAGTGTGTGTGTGTGCGTGTGTGCGTGTGTACGTGAGAGAATGTTGAGGGTTGCGACACCTTGAATGGGCAGGATTTGATGGGTGAAAATAAGGGGAAATAGCTGTGCTTCTAATAGGTAGTGATGAGCTCCTTCTTTACCGAAGATCATCGAAACAATAAATCAAGTTGCGAATATCTTGCTTGTTATCGAACACTCCCGTGAGCCAGGGTGACATTTTGCATGTAATCTCATTTGGCAACCTAAACTTACAGCCTCTCTGAATCGCTTATAAACTCAGGTATAGCACTTAGCAATCGGTCTGTATCTCGGCGTTCACACATCTCTGGGGTGAAATGCTTCGAATTTTGCTAATACTTGAACAGTTATTTCCTTAGTTGTTTCAAAATCACTTATCATGGTAGCCTATCTGTTGAAACCTCCTGTCAATAACCCTTGGTCGTCTATCCTTGATATCGTTGCACGCTTATACCCAGAAACTCGACTACCATGTTGCACAGTCTTTCGtcacatcatcatgatcCTTCGCCACTTCCTTTCCCTGGTTAAGAGTTGGTTTCCGCGTTATTTGCTGatatgatgttgatgttggttgaCTGATGGCTCGCCCCCTTCTGTTAGACCCCGGACGGAAAGTTGACAGTATGGGTTTATGTTCGTGGGTAGCCTATCCTCTGCTGGAAGCTCGACAGGTGTTGTGTTGATTTGGATAGCGAGTTTCTGGTCCACTGACACCTCGCTGTTTCGATTTAGATGGTTCAATGCACCAACAATTGGAACCACATGGTGTGGAGAACTATCAAGCTCAGCAATTGGCGGTATCCAGCTGTATTCATGCCTTGTTAAACCGGACGAGATGGAAGATATTGTTGTAGAAGACGAATTTGGCCACGTGAGCTGCCCCGGATAGTGACCGGACGACATATGGTGGAGCTGAGATGCTGATCGTGTAGCTGCTGGGGGTATTGGAAGTGGATGTTGCTGATGATAAGGGCTTGAGATGTTTGATGATAGACGTGAAGGAGTGCAGTTGAGGCTTGCTCGCTGACTAGTTTGGCTCAGATCAGAGACACTATCATAAGGGCTATGAAGTGGAAGATGTTGATCAGAACCATTATGAGTGGACTGTGCAGGCAGTCCTTGAGATGGAGCCGTCACTGGTCGATTCAATGGACCATTGTTGGATGGCGCCAGAGGCGGTGAGTGTTTCCAGTCTAAGGGGTCTCCTAGAAGTAGACTCAATCCTGCGAGGGACTCACTATCGTAAGTGGCACTTGAAGTGAAAGATTTAGGTAGAGCTGTGCTGTTCATGTTGACTGGAACAAGTTCTGGTAGTGATTCAGGCGCATGTTCTATATGCATCGCCTGCGAACTCGTTGATCTATGAAGAGGCTGGGGTACTTGGAGCGAGGATGGAGTCGTTGGTGTTGCCGATTCTGCGTTTGTGTTGAAAACTATggttggagttggaggatCAATAGATTGAGCAATTGGTGGTTTCCTTGCTGGAGCTAGAGTGACACATACTATTAGATCATTATGTCGATGAATATATATGATGGGAATCTTCAACTTGCCCGTtacatcaccaagaagatccCCTAGCAGCGCGACATTATCAAACACTGCGGCTTCATCTCTTACACCACACTTCTCCTTAACTTTCACGGGTTCAGGAACAGGAGCCAAAAGAGCTATCTGTCTCAAAAAGTTCAACTCAGCAAGCACAGCGGCATGATGTCGACTAACAATAGGCTCCTGGCTCTTGAACTCACTCGCATCTACAAGCACCCATGCCATGCGTTTTGAAAATGTGGTCTTTCCACCTCTGTCGGCCTCCGGGCGACACCTCTCGACAATCTCGCAGACTTCTTGAAGTCCTCTTTGAGCTGATTCGATAATGTTGTGTACGCGGGCAAGAACCTTTGGGCGgcgctgaagaagatggaggcattCGTGACGTAGTTCtatgagatgttgaagatctGAGTCGCATGTTCGAACGAGCTCGAGACTGCGACGGATATCATTTGGGACTTGGTCGTGGTCCAGCGCCCAGGTCAGGAGGTTGAAACTTGCATGTATTGCCTTGAGGGGGTTAGGCATGATGAATTAGGACAAAATACTGCGTTCTTCGAAGCGAACAGTCTCATACAATGAAGTGTTCTGATGCTTTTGGTGACAAGAGCAATATGTGAGTGATCGTCGAGGTATTGATTAATCCTTGTTAAGCTGCAGGTGACGATGCTAGACGACAATCCTCGCATTTAGTCTTCCCCGGTTagacaagagaagagagaacaAAATCAGGCTGTGATGCAAGTCTGTTTCTGATTTGCACAATATCCATCCACTATCATATTGCTAAGACCCATGTTCAGAGCTGAGGCCAAAGATGATATTGAGGCATGTGGCTTGCATATCCAGAAGCAGGCCCTGAGACAAGACTCAGCTCTCAGCCACTCAAGCCCAAGCAAGCAAGACAGGTCAATAGTGGGATTCAATCCTCCAGCTGAACAGTTAATTGGATATGTATTGGGTGGGCGTATATCACATGAATCACAATGTTGTGGTGTTTGTTCCGAATTTGGTTCAAGCGCATGCAGACAGCCACCGACAGGTTTAGGGAAGAGGACAGTGCACATTCACGTAATAACCAAGTGAGTTTGATCACTTGGGTCGTGGCATATAAAACAATACGTGTTGTTAGTTCATGGACGGGAACTGTAAGTCTATTGTAAGTACACTCCATCATAAACACACTCAATACTGGACGTGGCTATAATAAGTCATGCAACAAAGGACTATATATCGAGCTTTTTGCAGCTCATCAAGTCCAATCCTCCAATCAATGAAATCCCATGGCCAGAAGGTTGCAGTGAAGGTGCTTCCTCTCCCTCACGAACTCAGAGTCTCTGGTGCCACCACCTCCTTGGGCGATCTATACCTCGTTCCGTCATTATGGCTGAGCCTCTCCAAGCCAGGACACACCACGATCCTACGGCTTTTTGTAATGGATGTACTGTTGCTAAAAACAAACCCCCAGTCACTCGGCTGCGATAGAACGACATAGCCCAGTTTGGTACACTCAAGAATGACAGCCTGCAGATGATTCATCTGATCCTGTTGGCTAGCAGGGTCTTGTGTAACAAACATCTCCAAGAACTGGTTAAACTCGTTCGCAAGAGATAGAGCCATAGGGGAAGCTTCTGTCACTGACACCGGGAGTGGTGTTCTCTCCTCCGGGTTAGGATGGAGAAGCAGAGCAGAGAGAGCGCGCCACCTTGAACGTGCCAAGGTAATTGCTAAAAGTTTAATTAGCTATTTCTCTAATCATGCTCTGAGGTAATGTGGGGGCGTCTTACCAGGATTGTTTGCATTTTCAGCTGAGCGGCTTCTTTGCGCCATTGTTGCTACCGCTAGTGGAAGCATGGACAAGCTGCTGCCGGAACTGAAATCGAGGCTCCGAAAGATGACATGCGAGAGGACATGACGAAGTCCAATCTGAGAGGTCTTGGGGCTGAGGCAAATGGCAGCAACTGTGTCTGCCTGTAGTCCTGACGCTTCTGGTGAGTAGCCAATATTGGTAAGGCTCTGAGCCACCTCAGCGGCGTCGGCCTGGACTTGGGGTCTACGGTAATAGTTCTCGACATGCTGGTAAATGAGTTCGGAGAGTGAGCGTAACTCTGCTTGGAGGTCCTTGTCCGGGGTTGCCTCGAGAAGGAATTGACTGAGTTCAGCATCGTGTCTCGACGATGAAACTATGACCTGTGTCCCATCCTTTGGTTCCGTGTATTTTTGGTCTGCTAAAACGAATCCTTCGTTTGCTGGTTTGACTCTCCGCCATCTCCGGAGAAGTAAAAAAGCTGCTATAGATCCCAGAGCAAGACCAGCAATGAGGCAGCCAATGGCAACTCCAGCAACGGGACCGCCTTTGAGTCCATCTGGCGATCTTTCCGATGACTCGCTGGATGAGGTTTCTTCTTGGTTTGCTAGGGTTGCCTCCGTGGAAGCCATCGTCGCAGGTCAGAGATAAAAAAGtcttgaagggcaagaaaTTCAGGAGACGGGGCGATCCTTGCGGAAGGTTTTTGGGGAGATAAcaagagaaagaatgagGATACCAAAGACTCAAAGGCTTCCAGGGCAGGCGTTGCTTTTGACCACCAACAAAGCCTCAGTATTCCAGCCCTACTGCCCTTTGATCGCCACCACCAAGTTGCTCTCCATCGAGGTCCAGCTAGCAGCATCCCTTGTCAAGCCACTCAACACAGGGGAGCATCGAGATGCGTGTTTCATTATCAGGCTGAGGCCGAAGGCCTAGTCTGTCTTTTCCCAGCCGACCTGCTGATAATTGACCCGCACCGCACACCCTTAGACGTGCGTCCAACAGACCATTATCACGAAGTCCAGCTCTGGTGGCTGAAAATAGGCCTATAGCATGGGTCTCTTCCGAGACTTGTCACATTGCTGGCAATAAGGCTCTCAGATTATCTTTTGACTCTTCCTCGATTGCTTCTCGAGAGAAATTGAGCAGACCAACAAATGGAGGAGCAACCAGACTTGACTGTCTCTGTGGACCTTGGCACGACGTTCACGGGCGAGTAGCCGTCTCGCCAATACCAAATATGAGCTAATCTGTGCTAGGTGTCGCCTGGATGAGGCATGGAATCCCAATCCAGGTCGTCAACGACTGGCCGGGAAGCGACGATAGAGGCGATCGAAAAGTCCCCACGACAATCGTATACAACGCGGATGGAAGCATCTCATCTTGGGGATTCATGTGTGCTGACGATGACCACGATACGAGCAAGACACGTCGGgacttcttcaagatcttTCTAGATCCAGAGACCCTCGACGCAGCACAGCACCAGGGTCTAAGCAACGTCCCGCAAAGCACTACCCAGGCTCGCCAATTCGTGACAGATTATCTGAAGCAGATATATGCGCATGTCAAAGATAGCATAGAAATGCGCATGGGTATAAAACACGTCGGTGGATGGGACCGTATGGCTGTGCTGTTCCTCTTCAGTGCGCCCACGACGTGGACGAGTATGGctatcatcaacaccttcaAAGGCGCAATTCACGATGCTGGATTCGGAACTGGAGGCCCAAAACACTCAGCATTGGTTGATCTCACAGAGTCCGAGGCCGCAGCCGTGGCAACTCTCAAAACTGGAGCTATAAGCCTCAAGGAAAACAGCGTATTTCTGACCGTCGACGCGGGTGGTGGCACAACAGACCTCGCTCTGATGCGAGTCACTTCCACAAACTCAAGCTTTCCACAGCTTTCTCAAGTCGCTGCCGTCAGCGGTGTAGGTGTTGGCTCATCACTTATTGATCGCGCATTCGCAAGACTTGTCTCGCAAAGAATGGCCGCGAATCCCGACTTCAAGCTTCCGGCTGATTTTGCAGCACGCATGGCTCGAAGCCAAGGATTTAAGAGCGTCAAGCACAAGTTTGGCGAAAAAGTATACATGCAACCAGTATACAAAATTTTGATGGAGGGTGTAGGATACGATGTGAGCCACGAAGGCCTCGGAGTTCAAGATGGACGCATGCTTTTTACCAAGTCAGTTACTGTCCCACTACTAAAAACGTATTCTCCATGTCGACTTACCAAGTATGATTGATCCGTTGCAGGCGAGACATTCAAGCCCTCTTCGACGTCCATATCGAAGCAATCATGGCCCGAATTCACAAGCGACTTGACTGGTTGGCCGAAAAAGGCCTTTCAAAACAAGTGGTAAGGCGCTCCGGTTTGAAGCTCGACCAAAGCTCATTGCGTATACAGGAGTATGTGATTCTTTCCGGTGGGCTGGGTAGTTCAGCCTACGTCCGTGAGGTTCTCCAAGAACACTTGACCAAGCTGCAACATCCAAATGCTCGAAATCTCCTTGTTATACCCTCCCAAGACCCACAACTTGTCGTCGCTCGTGGAGTTCTCGAGAACAAGCGACAAAGGATGGAGTCGGGGAATAAATCCGTGCTCAGCACTTGGATTGCTCGAGCGAGCTACGGCGTAATCGTTCAGGAGGTCTATATGCCTGCACAGCACTTCGATGAAGAAATTCGACAAGATCCGTGGGACCCAAGTGTGAAGTGGGCGACTAATCAGATCCAATGGTTGATCAAAAAGGTATGCTTAAGACCTTTCTTTTCGCTCACAGACTGGGTTGACAAAAGATCACAGGGAGATACCGTCAACCCAGACTCTCCGTTGGTCAAACGATTCGAAATCAGGCTGAAAGATGGAGACACTACACGAGCTTGGGACGCAGAAATTGTGGTGTCCAACAACGAGGCCGAATGGCTCCCTCGAAGCCTTAAACAAGCCGGCGTTATGAGACTTTGTTCTGTAAAGAGCAACCTCGCTGGCATCGAACAACGCCAGCTCGTCCTCAAAGAAAAGCGAGGAACTTGTTTCCGGCGTGGACACAAGTTCTACATTTGTAGGTTCGATATTCGAGTTATTGTAGCTCCAGCAGACCTGAGATTTGAGCTCTGGTTTGGGGGGACGAAGTTCTCTGGCAATCACCAGCCTATCTCGGTCCAATGGGATGCAGCTAAAGGTTGAGAGAATAGGTGACGAAGATGGAACAAAGTGAGTAGCTTCACTCTAAACCACGAAACGCTGAGGAGATACCCCGGCTGCAGATGAAATACGTATGTACATTGATATATCCTCAGATGATCAGCGCCTTATAATCATAAACTATCCTGACCATTCTCCAAAAAAAACGCCTTTGTCGTGATTTCGACTTGCCCGATAATGAAACAGCATTGCCACCCTTCCTTCCTCCTTTTCAAAACTTCAACACTCTTTGAGCAAATTCTCGTTACAATGACTTGTAAACACGCGCTGAAATGCCGTTCATGTTGGCCTCTTAAAAGGATGCGCTTCAGTGTTGAGAACCCATTCGTCAAGGCTAATGACGTTAGGCTCTGAAAAGAGTAGATAATAGTACTTGAGAGTCTCGGAAATCCAGAAACTCTCCATCTCGTCCTTCAGATTGTTCTCTGTGGCCGTCACGTCTTCGATGGCGCTGTTGGCGAATTCGGTGCGAGTAGCAGCAATTGTAGCCTGGAACATCTTCCAACCCTTATCCATCCAGGTAGTATCGCCAGTAATGCGATACATGTACCAAACAGATTCAATCGCCTCGGGTCTGTATCTTTATGTTAGTAGAGGCAATAAACACATTACAAATGCAAACTTACCGAAGGATGTAATTCCGGTTCATTATATCGGTGTAGCCTGGAGGTAGTCTTTCTCTTTGAATCCTCGACTTGACGTACTCCTCGTGCGTCACGGGCCTTTCCAGGGGTACGTCATCAGAAGCAGCAACTTGTTCTGCGTTTCTGACGGCATCAAAGCTGTCTACAGTGACAGGCTTCGGCGCGATGGTCTTTTCCGTTGTATCTTGGACAGCAACGGGTTTGTTTTCTAGCTCGACTTGAGCAGGCTTGGCTTTCTCCGAATCAGTCTTGCCCAAATCTGCCTTTTCTGCTTCGGTCTTTTCAGACCCGTCCTTATTCAGCCCAATTTTCTGCTTGAGTGAATCGGGGAGCGTTGATCCAAACTCCGAGTCGTCCTCTTCCATACTCCTATCCAGCTCAGGCATCGGTATACCTGCCCGCTTGACCACCTTCGGGGGATTAACGACAGGCTCCGGTCCCTTGTTTGAATTATCGGGCTTGTTTTGTTGGGCAGCGGCGGGAGCAGCTCCTTCTGCGAGTTTCCTCTGGGCCTCGCCATCTGACCATTTCCGGAACTCACTATCGCGCCATTCTCTGTTAGGGTCGAGATCCTCATACCAACTCTCTTCACTGAAAGCACACTTTTCCAGGGCAGGGCAAGCGACCAGATGAGCATATTCAGGCATTATACCGGTAGCCGTTGACTGATATGCCCACACGCAACCATCAGTGAGCTTTTTGGCCTTGTCGATATCCCCATCACGGCCAAAGATCTTACCGCCTAGTCCATACATGCCTCCAACGAAGCATGCAAGATGAGCCATATCGTAGGTCTTGGTCCATTCTGAGTCACCCCGGCTAGAAGTCGTCAACTTTCCTGTGAAAAACACATCCCAGCCGTCGTCTTTGATCATAGGTCGATAAAGCAACCATTCATTAATCGCGTCGATAGTGTTCTCGTAGAGCGGGCGATACTTGGGTTCCAGACCATTCAAGAGCAAATATTGCTAAGTTACGTCAGACAAAATTATTACGAAGAATGATGACGGAGCAACATACCTTGGGGAAATACTCGTAGGCTGAATCTTGGGCACCTCCCATGTGGAAATGTCCGTAGCTAGGGCTACTGGAAACGAGACCCTGAGGCTTGCAATCCCAGTCTGCCGAAGATCCATCTGCAGTAAGAGGGGGCGCCTGTTGAGCCCCAGGTCGAGCTGGTGTCTGATCACCCGCGTTGGTTGCCTCATCAGTATCTACAGGAACATCGCGGCGTTGGAGCTTGTCCTCCCAACGACTATCAGCCTGAGGGAGCTGTGCGGGAGAGGCTACATCTCCGCCCAGTTTCGTGGGATCAAATCCTTCAGGTTCCTTAGTCAGGTCGGCAGAATTGACTTGCTCCCGGGCCTCCTGGCTGAGGCTTTCAGTCCGAGTGGCAGCGGTCCTGTTACATCCAGAGGCATCGATGCGTTCGGGGAAAAGTCCTGGGATATCAGTACCCGCTGCTTGCATCTCAATCAAGGCGTCGGTGATACgatcaacagcatcatagTATTTGTTGGTACCCGTCAATTGAGCGAGGCGAGTGAACTCCATAGACAGAGTTCCAAGCTCAGCGATTCCAACAGTGCTCGCTCGGTGGGGTTGTGAAGCATAAGGCTCATGCCATCGATAATATAATAGGGGCATGCGGTTAGGCGTATCAAAGACGCCCATGAGGACCTCCGCAAGTTCGACGGCCTTATCCAGCAGAATCTTATACTGGCCAGAGGGTCCACCACTAACATCGTACGCAGCGATAAGGCCACCCAAGTAACGAATGGTAGTTTCAAAAACGGGAATGTCGTTACGTTCAGAATAAGTGAAGTCGACATTGGCGACGGCCTTGGCGGCTTCATCAAACTCCTCTTGCATACCAGCGATCCAAAGAGTATCAAGCGAATCGATGAGTGTCGCACCCCAGCCACAAAAAGTGTCGCGATACTTCATAGAAGCAGGCTTGAGTTCATCATGTGGGAATGCGAATTTACGATAACCAGTCCAGGCACGTTCAATCTCTGCCTTGACACGTTTCAGTCGATCCAACCGAGTGGTGCTTGTCTGTACGTCCTCAGGTTGGAAGTCGAACTGGATTCTGTTGATACTGGGAGCTGTGCCTGTTGGGACTG
Coding sequences within it:
- a CDS encoding mannosyl-oligosaccharide alpha-1,2-mannosidase; its protein translation is MLPLRRRGRFYAIVAVVMVFLLYRFMQNSWSQSPHFETVKQPSQPASDPVQGSKEAFEPPVVPPPVQLPDSEQDSNAANKPKPAVPQDGPTLPEKVAEKVDTPAEEKPVVDKPIPVGDAALPDDKKEEHKKPAEQSAPQIPDVHFKDPPKQADNPDIPDVNVDGSKVHWTKPKENFPIPPESIRPVPTGTAPSINRIQFDFQPEDVQTSTTRLDRLKRVKAEIERAWTGYRKFAFPHDELKPASMKYRDTFCGWGATLIDSLDTLWIAGMQEEFDEAAKAVANVDFTYSERNDIPVFETTIRYLGGLIAAYDVSGGPSGQYKILLDKAVELAEVLMGVFDTPNRMPLLYYRWHEPYASQPHRASTVGIAELGTLSMEFTRLAQLTGTNKYYDAVDRITDALIEMQAAGTDIPGLFPERIDASGCNRTAATRTESLSQEAREQVNSADLTKEPEGFDPTKLGGDVASPAQLPQADSRWEDKLQRRDVPVDTDEATNAGDQTPARPGAQQAPPLTADGSSADWDCKPQGLVSSSPSYGHFHMGGAQDSAYEYFPKQYLLLNGLEPKYRPLYENTIDAINEWLLYRPMIKDDGWDVFFTGKLTTSSRGDSEWTKTYDMAHLACFVGGMYGLGGKIFGRDGDIDKAKKLTDGCVWAYQSTATGIMPEYAHLVACPALEKCAFSEESWYEDLDPNREWRDSEFRKWSDGEAQRKLAEGAAPAAAQQNKPDNSNKGPEPVVNPPKVVKRAGIPMPELDRSMEEDDSEFGSTLPDSLKQKIGLNKDGSEKTEAEKADLGKTDSEKAKPAQVELENKPVAVQDTTEKTIAPKPVTVDSFDAVRNAEQVAASDDVPLERPVTHEEYVKSRIQRERLPPGYTDIMNRNYILRPEAIESVWYMYRITGDTTWMDKGWKMFQATIAATRTEFANSAIEDVTATENNLKDEMESFWISETLKYYYLLFSEPNVISLDEWVLNTEAHPFKRPT